The Poecilia reticulata strain Guanapo linkage group LG13, Guppy_female_1.0+MT, whole genome shotgun sequence genome has a segment encoding these proteins:
- the olfcr1 gene encoding olfactory receptor CR1 has translation MSLLARLVALWLVGTQLGPGVGMQPGQTLTCSRWGTPSDSGLFEDGDVIIGGLFNLHYMPPVKDHRFTLEPDNKPCTGLQNLPLQYIYAMVFALEEINHSSALLPGVKLGHRIHDGCALPAWEMQAALSLVGGDAPTCNLDQQETEVAAGEQRVPLIIGGSSSITAQILCRLLGPLSVPLVSYTASSPSLSDRRQYPNFFRTMASDIYQARAIAQLAIKFNWTWVGAVVVNNEYGLMLLKVFQEEIQGAGVCLSFVETLQRENIVSDATRAALAIQASTAKVILIFTWYTDVMELFLQLEKLNVTDRQFLASEAWSTSTDLRQSAFSRKVARGVLGVAIRSSSLPGFGTFVRNLNPSLRPNDQVLKEFWKKEFGCSPGIVAAPSSTSLPPCNGTESLWDVKNLFTDTSQLRVTYNVYLAVYAAAHGLHSLLSCPDVSSSPGQNVTCSLHTQIKPMELMEQLSKVNFTTPQDEAFYFQGADITAKYDLVNWQSNPEGEVNLVLIGRVEGFDLHLNESAILWSTGSSQVPVSVCSERCPPGTRMASRKGEPICCFDCIPCADGEISNTTGSTQCNRCPSEFWSNAERTACIPRQLDFLSFNETLGIALTAVAVSGVTATTAVFVVFLYYRQTPMVRANNSELSFLLLLSLKLCFLCSLVFIGRPSAWSCRFQQAAFGISFVLCMSCLQVKTIVVLAAFRSAQPGAEALMRWFGPGQQRGSVCLFTSVQVIICVIWLSLTPPEPRPNLKIPGLQVTLECAMASVAGFSLVLGYIGLLGCTSLLLAFLARKLPDNFNEAKLITFSMLIFCAVWVAFVPAYVSSPGKYAVAVEIFAMLASSYGLLFCIFAPKCFIILLRPEKNTKKHLMAR, from the exons ATGTCCCTGCTGGCCCGGCTCGTCGCTCTCTGGCTGGTGGGCACACAGCTGGGGCCCGGGGTGGGCATGCAGCCAGGTCAGACGCTGACCTGCTCCCGGTGGGGAACACCCAGTGACAGCGGGTTGTTTGAGGATGGGGACGTAATCATCGGCGGGCTCTTTAACCTTCACTACATGCCTCCTGTGAAGGACCACAGGTTCACTCTGGAGCCAGACAACAAGCCCTGCACTGG TTTACAAAATCTCCCACTGCAGTACATCTACGCGATGGTGTTCGCTCTGGAGGAAATCAACCACAGCTCCGCCTTGCTGCCGGGCGTGAAGCTGGGCCACCGTATCCATGACGGCTGCGCCCTCCCTGCTTGGGAGATGCAGGCTGCGCTCTCATTGGTCGGTGGAGACGCACCGACCTGTAACTTGGATCAGCAGGAAACAGAAGTCGCAGCAG GTGAGCAGCGTGTGCCTCTGATCATTGGTGGCTCCTCGTCTATTACAGCCCAGATACTGTGCAGACTCCTGGGACCACTTTCTGTTCCTCTA GTGAGCTACACCGCAAGTTCTCCAAGCTTAAGTGACAGGCGACAATATCCCAATTTCTTCAGAACCATGGCCAGTGATATCTATCAAGCACGTGCAATCGCTCAGCTTGCTATAAAGTTTAATTGGACCTGGGTTGGAGCAGTGGTGGTCAACAATGAGTATGGCCTCATGTTACTGAAG GTGTTCCAGGAGGAAATTCAGGGGGCCGGGGTTTGCCTCTCCTTTGTGGAGACCCTTCAGCGAGAAAACATCGTAAGTGACGCCACCCGAGCAGCGCTCGCCATCCAGGCCTCGACCGCGAAGGTGATTCTGATCTTCACCTGGTATACGGACGTAATGGAGCTGTTCCTACAACTGGAGAAACTAAAT GTGACTGACAGACAATTTCTGGCAAGTGAGGCTTGGAGCACCAGCACCGATCTTCGGCAAAGCGCCTTTTCACGTAAAGTGGCGAGAGGCGTTCTCGGCGTTGCCATCCGGAGTTCATCCCTGCCTGGGTTCGGGACTTTTGTCCGGAATTTAAACCCGTCGCTTCGCCCGAACGACCAGGTCCTAAAGGAATTTTGGAAAAAGGAATTTGGATGCAGTCCTGGGATTGTGGCAGCTCCTTCGTCGACTTCTCTCCCGCCCTGCAACGGCACAGAGAGTCTGTGGGACGTGAAAAATCTCTTCACTGACACCTCGCAGCTACGGGTGACGTACAACGTCTACCTGGCAGTCTATGCTGCAGCCCACGGCCTTCACTCCTTACTCTCTTGCCCCGATGTCAGCAGCTCTCCAGGACAAAACGTCACCTGTTCACTTCACACTCAAATCAAACCCATGGAG CTGATGGAGCAGCTCAGCAAAGTGAACTTCACCACACCGCAGGACGAAGCGTTTTATTTCCAAGGTGCCGACATCACGGCGAAGTATGACCTCGTGAACTGGCAGAGCAACCCTGAGGGAGAGGTCAACCTTGTTTTGATTGGTCGTGTGGAAGGCTTTGACCTCCACCTTAACGAGTCTGCCATTCTGTGGAGCACAGGGTCCAGTCAG GTGCCCGTTTCCGTCTGCAGTGAGAGGTGTCCCCCTGGTACACGGATGGCCAGCAGGAAAGGAGAACCCATCTGCTGTTTCGACTGCATTCCATGTGCTGATGGAGAGATCAGCAACACAACTG GATCCACTCAGTGCAATCGTTGCCCATCTGAGTTCTGGTCCAACGCCGAGCGCACCGCCTGCATCCCTCGCCAGCTGGACTTCCTTTCCTTCAATGAAACTTTGGGCATCGCCCTCACAGCAGTGGCCGTTTCTGGTGTCACAGCGACAACTGCTGTGTTCGTGGTGTTCCTTTACTACCGCCAGACGCCGATG GTACGAGCCAACAACTCTGAGCTCAGCTTTCTGCTTCTCCTGTCGCTGAAGCTCTGCTTTCTGTGCTCGCTGGTTTTCATCGGCCGCCCCTCGGCGTGGTCATGCCGGTTCCAGCAGGCGGCCTTCGGGATCAGCTTTGTCCTTTGCATGTCGTGCCTTCAAGTGAAGACAATCGTGGTCCTGGCGGCGTTCCGCTCGGCCCAGCCCGGCGCCGAAGCCCTCATGAGGTGGTTTGGTCCCGGACAGCAGAGAGGAAGCGTCTGCCTCTTCACATCGGTACAG gTTATCATCTGCGTTATTTGGCTGTCACTCACCCCCCCGGAGCCTCGACCCAACTTGAAGATCCCGGGCCTGCAGGTGACCCTGGAGTGTGCCATGGCCTCTGTGGCGGGTTTCTCTCTGGTGCTGGGCTACATTGGCCTCCTGGGCTGCACCAGCCTTCTTCTGGCCTTCCTTGCCAGGAAGCTCCCCGACAACTTCAACGAGGCCAAGCTGATTACCTTCAGCATGCTGATTTTCTGTGCCGTCTGGGTGGCTTTCGTCCCCGCTTACGTGAGTTCACCTGGAAAATATGCCGTGGCCGTGGAGATTTTTGCCATGTTGGCCTCGAGTTACGGTTTGCTTTTCTGCATCTTTGCTCCAAAGTGTTTCATCATCCTTCTGAGGCCGGAGAAAAACACTAAGAAGCATTTGATGGCAAGGTAG